In a single window of the Verrucomicrobiia bacterium genome:
- the maf gene encoding septum formation protein Maf, producing MTGDSGADDVQPVLTRDLPPVLLASRSPRRVELLRQILPGFETVPSDATELDDASLGSRRLCEINAQRKAMALAGRFPDHLVIGADTLVFLDGQSLAKPADLSEARAMLSRLSGRTHEVVTGVCLVLARASRMRLLSEASYVRFRPLDDTTIATYLAQVAVLDKAGAYAIQERGDLLVERVEGSRSNIVGLPLEALRAALSRW from the coding sequence ATGACCGGCGACTCCGGGGCCGACGACGTCCAGCCGGTCCTCACCCGGGATCTGCCCCCGGTGCTGCTGGCCTCGCGGTCCCCCAGGCGCGTGGAACTGCTGCGCCAGATTCTGCCCGGGTTCGAGACCGTGCCGTCCGATGCGACGGAACTCGACGACGCCTCACTCGGTTCGCGGCGTCTCTGCGAGATCAATGCTCAGCGAAAGGCCATGGCGCTTGCCGGGCGGTTTCCCGACCACCTGGTGATCGGTGCCGACACCCTCGTGTTCTTGGATGGCCAGTCGCTGGCCAAGCCGGCGGACCTCTCGGAAGCGCGGGCGATGCTGTCGCGGCTCTCCGGTCGCACCCACGAGGTGGTGACCGGCGTCTGCCTGGTGCTGGCCCGGGCCAGCCGGATGCGGCTGCTCTCCGAGGCGAGTTACGTGCGGTTTCGTCCGCTCGACGACACCACCATCGCCACCTACCTGGCGCAGGTGGCGGTGCTGGATAAAGCCGGGGCCTATGCCATTCAGGAACGCGGCGACCTCCTGGTGGAGCGGGTGGAAGGCTCCCGGAGCAACATCGTCGGTCTCCCGCTCGAGGCCCTGCGCGCCGCCCTCTCCCGCTGGTAG
- a CDS encoding fused MFS/spermidine synthase produces MNRLVKSAYVLILGSFFLSGVAGLLYQVVWTRYLALFLGHTSYAVVAVLAAFMGGLALGNAWLGALADRVRRPLLFYAGLELGIGVFALIFPAYYELVHGAFLGLVRAGAPTGVIRLAMQFAFAGITILLPTVLMGATLPALTKFVTRSLSQLRGRVAALYAINSSGAVVGTVAADWWWIPRLGLEATVYVGAAMSLGIGVLALVISRASERGEEAPVEEAPAATDERFTPVELRLALVGIGLSGFVAMVYEIAWTRLLGLAMGASTHAYSLMLATFISGIAVGGWIISRWRRQANTLVAFGIAELALAATLFASIWFYDLLPLWFVKLGNLLARGQPGAYFLYELCQALICFAVMFIPAVCLGTTLPLASRVATAALSVTGRSVGKVFAVNTIGTVLGAVLGGLVFLPYFGLAHTFAIGIALNALIGTAILVQRFPARRFVWAVPAVVLVLSFLGAASLEPRWRRAFAFGMWRAGVAPPTVATYREMISRLDLRYHRDGAGSTVAVIADQLANGREQLSLTVNGKTDATSVGDMSTQVLTGQIPLMLSPNASDVLVVGIGSGVTVGAALCHPGITNVDVVEISPEVAFVARKFFGFVNNHALDDPRVHLAVEDAKTFLRATPNRYDVIITEPSNPWMAGVAAVFSHEYYQDCRDALKPGGIVAQWLQVYETNDRIVDMVVNTFSSVFPFVGIWQVGAGDLLLVGSMTPKRPDLPTFRERFEDPIVRADLARVGVQHLEPLLMQELIPHGDGAFLPEVDPETPIHSDFKPVLEYAAQQAFFRRDGAYKVLEVSEPRQRRPRMLLTQLKPPGNMTQGDFAASAELFRSSSIPDPSVFRSQVWRWLELGATNLEPLALLISLDVQVPVRDAITSALGTRPEFQMAREQQNVVLMREQAAALMDRHRTRRSAYYLPPTEELEGVLNDLIEHDAGQRRAHRARLAEVLWDRGDEAQFLALALRVFSTASPDDGPYSFDLDPRAPRQVIARMLQLFEQRGDLATAVQLVKEAAQRGFLGEKSTYRDPLLEYHARRILGTVMNTQGLSR; encoded by the coding sequence GTGAACCGACTCGTGAAGTCCGCCTACGTCCTGATTCTCGGATCCTTCTTCCTCTCCGGGGTGGCGGGACTGCTGTATCAGGTGGTCTGGACCCGTTACCTGGCCCTGTTTCTGGGCCACACCAGCTACGCCGTCGTCGCCGTGCTGGCCGCGTTCATGGGCGGACTGGCCCTGGGCAACGCCTGGCTGGGTGCCCTCGCGGACCGCGTGCGCCGTCCCCTGCTCTTCTACGCCGGACTCGAGCTGGGCATCGGCGTCTTCGCGCTCATCTTCCCCGCCTACTACGAACTGGTGCACGGCGCGTTTCTCGGACTGGTCCGGGCCGGGGCGCCGACGGGGGTGATCCGGCTCGCCATGCAGTTTGCCTTCGCCGGGATCACCATCCTGCTGCCGACGGTGCTGATGGGCGCCACGCTTCCCGCGCTGACGAAGTTCGTGACCCGCTCGCTGTCGCAACTGCGCGGGCGCGTGGCGGCGCTATATGCCATCAACAGCAGCGGCGCCGTGGTCGGGACCGTGGCCGCGGACTGGTGGTGGATTCCGCGTCTGGGCCTGGAGGCCACGGTGTACGTCGGCGCCGCGATGAGTCTGGGCATCGGCGTGCTGGCCCTGGTCATCAGCCGGGCGTCGGAGCGGGGGGAGGAGGCGCCGGTCGAGGAGGCGCCCGCGGCGACCGACGAGCGGTTTACGCCCGTCGAGCTCCGGCTGGCGCTGGTGGGCATCGGCCTCTCCGGATTCGTGGCCATGGTGTACGAGATCGCCTGGACCCGCCTCCTGGGCCTCGCGATGGGAGCCAGCACGCACGCCTACTCCCTGATGCTGGCCACGTTCATCAGCGGCATCGCGGTGGGTGGCTGGATCATTTCGCGGTGGCGGCGCCAGGCCAACACCCTGGTGGCCTTCGGCATCGCCGAGCTCGCCCTGGCGGCCACGCTGTTCGCGTCCATCTGGTTCTACGACCTGCTGCCCCTGTGGTTCGTCAAGCTCGGCAACCTCCTCGCCCGCGGCCAGCCGGGGGCCTACTTCCTCTACGAGCTCTGCCAGGCGTTGATCTGTTTCGCCGTCATGTTCATTCCGGCAGTCTGCCTGGGCACGACCCTGCCGCTGGCCAGCCGTGTGGCCACCGCGGCGCTGTCCGTCACCGGCCGTTCGGTCGGCAAGGTGTTTGCCGTCAACACGATCGGCACCGTGCTCGGCGCGGTGCTCGGCGGACTCGTGTTTCTCCCCTATTTCGGCCTCGCCCACACCTTCGCCATCGGCATCGCGCTCAACGCCCTGATCGGCACGGCGATCCTGGTCCAGCGGTTTCCCGCCCGCCGGTTCGTCTGGGCGGTGCCCGCGGTGGTGCTGGTGCTGTCGTTCCTGGGCGCCGCCAGCCTGGAACCCCGCTGGCGGCGGGCCTTCGCGTTCGGCATGTGGCGCGCCGGTGTCGCCCCGCCGACCGTGGCCACCTATCGCGAGATGATCAGCCGCCTGGATCTGCGCTACCACCGGGATGGTGCCGGCTCCACGGTGGCGGTCATCGCCGACCAGCTGGCCAACGGACGCGAACAACTGTCGCTGACCGTCAATGGGAAGACCGACGCCACCTCCGTCGGCGACATGTCCACCCAGGTGCTCACCGGCCAGATCCCCCTGATGCTGTCCCCCAACGCCAGCGACGTGCTGGTGGTGGGGATCGGCAGCGGCGTCACGGTCGGGGCGGCCCTGTGCCATCCGGGGATCACCAACGTGGACGTGGTGGAAATCTCGCCCGAGGTGGCGTTCGTGGCGCGGAAGTTCTTCGGGTTCGTCAACAACCACGCCCTCGACGACCCGCGGGTCCATCTCGCCGTCGAGGATGCCAAGACGTTCCTACGGGCCACGCCCAACCGCTACGACGTGATCATCACCGAACCGTCCAATCCCTGGATGGCCGGGGTGGCCGCGGTGTTCAGCCACGAATACTACCAGGACTGCCGCGACGCCCTGAAACCGGGCGGCATCGTCGCCCAGTGGTTGCAGGTGTACGAGACCAACGACCGGATCGTGGACATGGTGGTCAACACGTTCAGCTCGGTCTTCCCCTTCGTCGGCATCTGGCAGGTCGGCGCCGGGGACCTGCTGCTGGTCGGCTCAATGACCCCGAAGCGTCCGGACCTCCCGACGTTCCGGGAGCGCTTCGAGGACCCCATCGTGCGCGCCGACCTTGCCCGCGTGGGGGTCCAGCATCTCGAGCCCCTGCTCATGCAGGAACTGATACCACACGGGGACGGCGCGTTCCTGCCGGAGGTGGATCCCGAGACCCCGATCCACAGCGACTTCAAGCCGGTCCTGGAGTACGCCGCACAGCAGGCATTCTTCCGGCGCGACGGCGCCTACAAGGTGCTCGAGGTTTCGGAGCCCCGGCAGCGGCGTCCGCGCATGCTGCTGACGCAGCTCAAGCCTCCCGGCAACATGACGCAGGGGGACTTCGCGGCCTCCGCGGAGCTGTTCCGGTCCTCGTCCATCCCTGATCCCAGCGTGTTCCGCTCGCAGGTGTGGCGCTGGCTGGAACTCGGAGCCACCAACCTCGAGCCCCTGGCGCTGCTCATTTCCCTCGACGTCCAGGTGCCCGTGCGCGACGCGATCACGTCGGCCCTGGGGACGCGTCCGGAGTTCCAGATGGCCCGCGAGCAACAAAATGTGGTGCTCATGCGGGAGCAGGCCGCGGCCCTGATGGACCGGCACCGCACCCGCCGCTCGGCCTACTATCTGCCCCCCACCGAGGAGTTGGAGGGGGTGTTGAACGACCTGATCGAGCATGATGCCGGACAACGCCGCGCGCACCGGGCACGGCTGGCCGAGGTGCTCTGGGACCGGGGCGACGAGGCGCAGTTCCTGGCGCTGGCGCTGCGGGTGTTCTCGACCGCATCGCCCGACGACGGCCCCTATTCCTTCGATCTCGACCCGCGCGCGCCGCGCCAGGTGATCGCGCGCATGCTTCAGTTGTTCGAGCAACGAGGTGACCTCGCCACGGCGGTGCAACTGGTCAAGGAGGCCGCCCAGCGCGGATTCCTCGGCGAAAAATCCACCTACCGCGACCCGTTGCTCGAGTACCACGCCCGCAGGATCCTGGGCACCGTGATGAACACGCAGGGGCTCAGCCGATGA
- a CDS encoding DEAD/DEAH box helicase: MNPRRMEPSVTSRAVEAANALWHSLPSRVRKAAVRLVTANLVNFEDLDEEGLSLEAVVSVPPRVGVEMEFDPETEEWIQWCSTPGCNIHQCVHIAAVLRRYLDQMAGDGAEPKAAASSAPAAPSENTSLEAAARKANGRALREAERRFVRTVKELYRQGTVTESALWSLGWPGRMPSFERVDLYSEPPESEIEFWMYLYGLAEERGYGIPSFLQEVKPTPDFLAKRQRHFREREIRKWEATLLTLNGLAERREAGRVEIRFRLNALRIRVEIRTDAGPWQWLKGGRFTDLAHDGSHRLEPRAASLWSSYLRLDRFGTHECDLSDHRVAEWLGVHLRIPEAVKYFANEDGEPLVLAPDPLRWQVNEPDTEDGDYRFALVTHEGKPVPKILATLQGTPTVYLTAKGIFPGPDPVGITVLKGPQAAVPSRVLESTAGLRLLERAGVEMPGRIRSRTTVCPLQLALRAEVIRYDGATTEYCQLLMSAATPDGHFPHQLSDSGWTEETATNGFNKGLVVLDRSDLAGFPTRLLDAGFKPDPYRGTFSARVTRAFPERFRSLLDQLPASARVSLCSKLATLRDGTVAGTLRLEASEAGPDWFDLKVVVSVSDTTLTPEEIQALIAARGQWVQLGKLGWKRLEYQLTDQEESDLARIGLTPRQLSADPQRLHALQLADPAARRFLPEATAAVIERRASELKARVTPELPPAVRAELRPYQRDGFHFLAYLSANRFGGVLADDMGLGKTLQALTWLAWLRQEGGTDGRRGLPSLVVCPKSVQDTWRAEAERFVPDLRVRVWRGATAEELAAAGELADLHVINYAQLRIAEDQLARTDFLAAILDEGQNIKNPSSQTAQVARRLRADHRLVLTGTPIENRLLDLWSLLAFAMPGVLGNRAGFHRLYDAKDDLFARPRLAARVRPFLLRRTKAQVARDLPDRIEEDLYCELEGEQKTLYRAELKTAQQHLLRLQTEEALNRDRFHLLTSLLRLRQICCHPRLLKPDALQEGAKVEALLDTLEPLMEEGEKVLVFSQFTGLLKLLQPALTARSWTHWYLGGETEDRGELVREFQEHKGSGVFLISLKAGGSGLNLTAASYVVLFDPWWNPAVENQAIDRTHRIGQTRKIMAYRLLIKDSIEEKIRALQKSKRMLAEEVLGEERFSAALTLDDLRYLLAD, encoded by the coding sequence GTGAATCCCCGTCGGATGGAACCATCGGTGACCTCGCGCGCGGTTGAAGCGGCCAACGCACTTTGGCATTCCCTGCCCTCGCGGGTTCGAAAAGCGGCCGTACGCCTCGTGACGGCCAACCTTGTCAACTTCGAAGACCTTGACGAAGAAGGGCTGAGCCTCGAGGCCGTGGTGTCCGTGCCCCCCAGGGTCGGGGTGGAAATGGAGTTCGATCCCGAAACGGAGGAGTGGATCCAGTGGTGCTCCACCCCGGGCTGCAACATCCACCAATGCGTCCACATCGCCGCCGTCCTCAGGCGCTACCTGGACCAGATGGCGGGTGACGGAGCCGAGCCCAAAGCGGCCGCGTCATCTGCGCCCGCAGCCCCATCCGAAAACACCAGCCTCGAGGCCGCGGCACGGAAGGCGAACGGACGGGCCCTGCGCGAGGCGGAGCGACGGTTTGTCCGGACCGTGAAGGAACTGTACCGCCAGGGCACGGTCACCGAGAGCGCGCTCTGGTCCCTGGGTTGGCCGGGACGCATGCCCAGCTTCGAGCGGGTGGATCTGTATTCAGAACCGCCCGAGTCCGAAATCGAGTTCTGGATGTACCTGTACGGCCTCGCCGAAGAGCGCGGGTACGGCATTCCGTCGTTCCTCCAGGAGGTCAAGCCCACCCCCGACTTCCTCGCCAAGCGGCAACGGCATTTCCGGGAGCGCGAGATCCGCAAATGGGAGGCGACGCTGCTGACGCTCAATGGACTCGCGGAGCGGCGCGAAGCCGGGAGGGTCGAGATCCGCTTCCGGCTGAACGCCCTGCGAATCCGGGTCGAGATCCGCACGGATGCGGGGCCCTGGCAATGGCTGAAGGGGGGGCGGTTCACCGATCTGGCCCATGATGGATCCCACCGGCTGGAACCACGGGCGGCGTCGTTGTGGTCGTCCTATCTGAGACTGGACCGGTTCGGCACCCACGAATGCGACCTCTCGGATCATCGTGTGGCGGAATGGCTGGGCGTCCATCTTCGGATTCCCGAGGCGGTCAAATACTTCGCCAACGAGGACGGTGAACCGCTGGTCCTGGCTCCGGATCCCCTGCGCTGGCAGGTGAACGAGCCCGACACGGAGGACGGAGATTACCGGTTTGCATTGGTGACCCATGAGGGCAAGCCCGTCCCCAAGATCCTGGCTACGCTGCAGGGCACGCCGACGGTGTATCTCACCGCCAAGGGCATCTTCCCCGGACCCGATCCGGTCGGCATCACCGTGCTGAAAGGCCCCCAGGCCGCCGTTCCGTCCCGGGTGCTCGAATCCACAGCCGGCCTGCGATTGCTGGAGCGGGCCGGGGTGGAAATGCCGGGACGGATCCGCAGCCGGACGACCGTGTGCCCGCTCCAGCTCGCCCTGCGTGCGGAGGTGATCCGGTACGACGGGGCCACGACCGAGTACTGCCAACTGCTGATGTCCGCCGCCACGCCCGACGGTCACTTCCCGCATCAACTCTCGGACAGCGGCTGGACTGAGGAAACCGCCACGAACGGATTCAACAAGGGACTGGTGGTCCTCGACCGCTCCGACCTCGCCGGGTTTCCAACCCGGCTGCTGGATGCGGGGTTCAAGCCGGATCCGTACAGGGGCACATTCTCCGCGCGCGTCACCCGGGCGTTTCCGGAACGCTTCCGCTCCCTGCTTGATCAGTTGCCGGCGTCCGCCCGGGTCAGTCTTTGCAGCAAGCTCGCCACGCTGCGCGACGGCACGGTGGCGGGCACGTTGCGCCTCGAAGCGTCGGAGGCGGGCCCCGACTGGTTCGACCTGAAGGTGGTGGTCAGCGTGTCCGACACCACGCTGACCCCGGAGGAAATCCAGGCCCTGATCGCCGCCCGGGGACAATGGGTCCAACTCGGCAAGCTCGGGTGGAAGCGCCTGGAGTATCAACTGACCGATCAGGAGGAATCGGATCTCGCCCGGATCGGCCTCACCCCGCGCCAGCTCTCGGCCGACCCCCAGCGCCTGCACGCCCTCCAACTCGCCGACCCGGCAGCCCGGCGGTTCCTGCCGGAGGCCACCGCGGCCGTCATCGAACGCCGCGCCTCCGAGTTGAAGGCCCGGGTCACCCCGGAACTCCCCCCCGCCGTCCGCGCCGAGTTGCGTCCGTACCAGCGCGATGGATTCCACTTCCTCGCCTACCTGTCGGCCAACCGCTTTGGCGGGGTGCTCGCCGATGACATGGGCCTCGGCAAGACCCTTCAAGCCCTGACCTGGCTCGCGTGGCTGCGACAGGAGGGCGGGACGGACGGACGCCGCGGCCTGCCCTCGCTGGTGGTCTGTCCCAAGAGCGTCCAGGACACCTGGCGGGCGGAGGCGGAACGGTTTGTCCCGGACCTGCGGGTGCGGGTCTGGCGGGGCGCGACCGCGGAGGAACTGGCGGCGGCGGGCGAGCTGGCCGACCTGCATGTCATCAACTACGCCCAGCTCCGGATCGCCGAGGACCAGCTGGCGCGCACCGACTTCCTGGCCGCCATCCTCGACGAGGGTCAGAACATCAAGAATCCGTCGTCGCAGACGGCCCAGGTGGCGCGACGGCTCCGGGCCGATCATCGGCTGGTCCTCACCGGAACACCCATCGAGAACCGGCTGCTCGACCTTTGGAGCCTGCTGGCCTTCGCCATGCCGGGGGTGCTCGGCAACCGCGCGGGATTCCACCGGCTCTATGATGCCAAGGACGATCTCTTCGCCCGCCCGCGGCTGGCGGCGCGGGTGCGTCCGTTCCTGCTCCGGCGCACCAAGGCCCAGGTGGCGCGCGACCTCCCCGACCGCATTGAAGAGGATCTCTACTGCGAGCTGGAGGGGGAACAAAAGACGCTGTACCGCGCCGAGCTCAAGACGGCCCAGCAGCACCTGCTGCGGCTCCAAACCGAGGAGGCCCTCAACCGGGACCGGTTCCACCTGCTGACGTCGCTGCTGCGGCTGCGGCAGATCTGCTGCCACCCGCGCCTGCTCAAGCCCGATGCCCTGCAGGAGGGGGCCAAGGTGGAGGCGCTGCTCGACACGCTGGAGCCGCTGATGGAGGAGGGGGAGAAGGTCCTCGTGTTCTCCCAGTTCACCGGCCTGCTGAAGCTGCTCCAGCCCGCCCTGACGGCGCGGAGCTGGACCCACTGGTACCTGGGGGGTGAAACCGAAGACCGCGGGGAGCTCGTCCGCGAGTTCCAGGAACACAAGGGCTCGGGCGTGTTCCTCATCTCACTCAAGGCCGGCGGCTCGGGATTGAACCTGACCGCCGCCAGCTATGTGGTGCTGTTCGATCCCTGGTGGAACCCGGCCGTGGAAAACCAGGCGATTGACCGCACCCACCGCATCGGGCAGACGCGCAAAATCATGGCGTACCGCCTGCTGATCAAAGACAGCATCGAGGAGAAGATCCGCGCCCTCCAGAAGTCCAAGCGGATGCTCGCCGAGGAGGTGCTCGGTGAAGAGCGGTTTTCCGCAGCCCTCACCCTCGACGATCTGCGCTACCTGCTGGCGGACTGA
- a CDS encoding NAD-dependent epimerase/dehydratase family protein codes for MAGPPFNLVTGATGFIGRHLVWQLLRSGATVRVLCRSAQKARTLFGDAVEIHEGDLDGSQGEDRVASACRGIGNVYHLAGLYCFGWRNRASLWRTNVEGTRRMLQAARRAGADRFVHCSTAGILSARGRLITREDRPARPPPGCAYKISKWHSEQEALCAAESGQPVVIASPTAPIGSGDERPTPTGQMIRDLMWGRFPGCTRTGLNLVAVEDVAQGLVAVARRGQPGRRYILGHENLWLEEFLSRVARRIGRPAPRAWIPFGLVAAAGILNDVAGFVTGRGSDRVCWETAYFSRQRQFFDLQDTIEELGWRPQNRLDDSLDEAIAWFAPSAAGGQRAHPDSQAIAGP; via the coding sequence ATGGCGGGCCCGCCCTTCAATCTTGTCACTGGTGCCACCGGATTCATTGGCCGCCACCTGGTCTGGCAGCTCCTGAGGTCGGGGGCCACGGTCCGGGTCCTCTGCCGGTCGGCGCAAAAGGCCCGGACGTTGTTCGGGGATGCCGTCGAAATCCACGAGGGGGATCTGGACGGGTCCCAGGGGGAAGACCGGGTCGCCAGCGCCTGCCGGGGGATTGGGAACGTCTACCACCTCGCCGGGCTCTACTGCTTCGGATGGCGCAACCGGGCTTCGCTGTGGCGCACGAACGTCGAGGGAACCCGCCGCATGCTCCAGGCGGCACGACGGGCGGGTGCGGACCGGTTCGTTCACTGCAGCACGGCCGGCATTTTGTCCGCACGGGGTCGGCTGATCACCCGTGAGGACCGTCCCGCCCGCCCACCCCCGGGGTGCGCCTACAAGATTTCAAAGTGGCACTCGGAGCAGGAGGCGCTGTGCGCGGCCGAGTCGGGCCAGCCGGTCGTGATCGCAAGCCCGACGGCTCCAATCGGATCTGGTGATGAGCGTCCCACCCCGACCGGACAGATGATCCGTGACCTCATGTGGGGTCGTTTTCCGGGGTGCACCCGCACGGGACTGAACCTGGTGGCCGTCGAGGATGTGGCCCAAGGGCTTGTCGCGGTGGCCCGCCGGGGCCAGCCGGGCCGTCGGTACATTCTCGGTCATGAAAATCTCTGGCTGGAAGAATTCCTGTCGCGGGTCGCCCGGCGGATCGGCCGGCCGGCGCCCAGGGCCTGGATCCCGTTTGGACTGGTGGCGGCGGCGGGAATTCTCAACGACGTGGCGGGCTTCGTGACGGGACGAGGGAGCGATCGCGTCTGTTGGGAGACGGCTTATTTCTCGCGGCAGCGTCAGTTTTTTGACCTTCAGGACACCATCGAGGAACTGGGCTGGCGTCCGCAGAATCGCCTCGACGACTCCCTCGATGAAGCCATCGCCTGGTTCGCACCAAGCGCTGCAGGTGGGCAGCGTGCGCACCCGGATTCCCAGGCAATCGCCGGTCCATGA
- a CDS encoding ChbG/HpnK family deacetylase, producing MTGQKQLAFVADDFGLNAGINGAVLRAHREGALTGASLMMGQPGTAEAVDSSGRIVRRWI from the coding sequence GTGACCGGGCAAAAACAACTGGCGTTTGTCGCGGATGACTTCGGCCTCAATGCCGGGATCAACGGTGCGGTTTTGCGGGCGCATCGGGAAGGCGCGTTGACCGGCGCCAGCCTCATGATGGGCCAGCCGGGAACCGCTGAGGCGGTTGATTCAAGCGGACGCATTGTGCGGCGCTGGATTTAG
- a CDS encoding tetratricopeptide repeat protein, with protein MNAPRFDSRRLRVLAGCFLVVSACSAAASPTYHEQIAPILQEHCAPCHRPGQPGPFPLQTYSEARKHARDIVEVTARRLMPPCPPEPGAHPFVGERRLGAADQRTLKDWVESGMPEGDPSKGPAPRTWPSGWQLGPPDLILKPEAPFEVPAEGRDLYRSFVLPTGLSETRHVAAWELRPNSRTAHHAFLHVDRSGEARRRDAQDAAPGFPGMDTPPGVEAPNGHFASWQPGAAPIRNPPGLGWTLEPGSDLMLQFHLQPVGRIESFQPEIGLYFTDQAPTNRPVKLGLVNYDFEIPAGTDSVIARDEFLLPADVLLLGVLPHTHYLGHRVEAQAVLPDGTVDPLLLILDWDFNWQGAYLYRDPVFLPAGTRLTMAIQFDNSTGNPQNPFSPPRTIRFGPDTTDEMAEMWFQLLPMNPEGAAALDRALIERTIRDNTAYYSRRLALNPRDVPAMIQLGRTLLARRQFAEAEARFREATRLAPASDEAQYYLGLACRIQNRPGEAAAAFRKALELNPKHARAHGNLGLMHLGAGRADVAAFHLKAAADLDPTDTLARSALDQLRMEQDRREEASSQPPK; from the coding sequence ATGAATGCACCGCGTTTTGACTCGCGAAGGCTCCGGGTGCTGGCGGGCTGTTTCCTCGTGGTGTCGGCATGTTCCGCGGCCGCTTCACCGACCTATCACGAACAGATTGCCCCCATTCTGCAGGAGCACTGCGCCCCGTGTCATCGTCCCGGACAGCCCGGCCCGTTCCCGCTGCAAACGTATTCGGAGGCCCGCAAGCATGCGCGGGACATTGTCGAGGTGACCGCCCGGCGTCTCATGCCCCCCTGTCCGCCCGAGCCCGGAGCGCATCCCTTCGTCGGGGAGCGGCGCCTGGGCGCCGCCGATCAGCGGACGCTCAAGGACTGGGTGGAATCCGGGATGCCGGAGGGGGATCCCTCGAAGGGCCCCGCGCCGCGCACGTGGCCCTCGGGCTGGCAATTGGGGCCGCCCGATCTGATCCTGAAGCCCGAAGCCCCGTTTGAGGTTCCCGCCGAGGGTCGCGACCTCTACCGAAGCTTCGTCCTGCCGACGGGATTGTCCGAGACGCGTCATGTGGCGGCCTGGGAGCTGCGTCCGAACTCCCGTACGGCCCACCACGCATTCCTCCACGTGGACCGGAGCGGTGAGGCGCGACGACGGGATGCGCAGGATGCGGCTCCGGGATTTCCCGGCATGGACACGCCGCCCGGGGTGGAGGCCCCGAACGGACATTTTGCGAGCTGGCAGCCGGGGGCGGCGCCCATCCGGAACCCGCCGGGACTGGGCTGGACCCTGGAGCCCGGGTCGGATCTGATGCTGCAGTTCCATCTGCAACCGGTGGGCCGGATTGAAAGCTTTCAGCCGGAGATTGGCCTCTATTTCACCGACCAGGCGCCGACCAACCGCCCCGTGAAGCTGGGACTCGTCAACTATGACTTCGAGATCCCTGCAGGCACGGACAGCGTGATCGCCCGCGACGAATTCCTGCTGCCGGCTGACGTCCTGCTGCTCGGGGTGCTCCCGCACACGCATTATCTTGGGCATCGCGTCGAGGCACAGGCGGTGCTGCCCGACGGCACCGTGGATCCGCTGCTGCTGATCCTGGACTGGGACTTCAACTGGCAGGGCGCCTACCTCTACCGGGATCCGGTGTTTCTCCCGGCCGGGACCCGCCTCACCATGGCCATCCAGTTCGACAACTCGACGGGCAACCCCCAGAACCCGTTCTCGCCGCCACGAACCATCCGGTTTGGCCCCGACACGACCGACGAGATGGCGGAAATGTGGTTCCAGCTGCTGCCGATGAATCCCGAGGGGGCCGCGGCGCTGGACCGCGCGCTGATTGAGCGGACGATCCGGGACAACACCGCCTACTACAGCCGCCGGCTGGCCCTGAACCCGCGCGACGTGCCGGCCATGATCCAGCTGGGGCGGACGCTGCTTGCCCGCCGGCAGTTCGCGGAGGCGGAGGCGCGATTCCGCGAGGCGACCCGGCTGGCACCGGCATCGGACGAGGCGCAGTATTATCTCGGTCTTGCCTGCCGGATTCAGAACCGCCCTGGCGAGGCCGCAGCGGCCTTCCGAAAAGCACTGGAACTCAATCCGAAGCACGCGCGGGCCCACGGAAATCTCGGATTGATGCATCTGGGCGCCGGACGTGCCGACGTCGCGGCCTTCCACCTCAAGGCCGCCGCCGATCTCGATCCCACGGACACCCTGGCCCGCAGCGCCCTCGACCAGCTCCGCATGGAGCAGGACCGTCGCGAAGAGGCGTCCTCTCAGCCCCCCAAATAG
- a CDS encoding redoxin domain-containing protein — protein MTPLIAAGCLHDRPTTPTPPAPAPSPGTWTLTALSGDTVSWQPDLETRAVVFIFLATECPISNRVQPELSRLAAEFEPGVAFLPVYPNDSEDAGMIRRHREDFHLPPEAYRDPEQRLADALGATVTPEVVVLTPDGRLIYRGRIHDQFSGLGSGRPAPVHHDLEDALTAHLAGAPAIGKVTQAAGCRIERAP, from the coding sequence ATGACACCGCTGATTGCCGCGGGGTGCCTGCACGACCGTCCAACAACTCCCACGCCTCCTGCGCCCGCGCCCTCCCCGGGGACGTGGACGCTCACCGCGCTTTCCGGTGACACGGTCTCGTGGCAGCCTGACTTGGAGACCCGGGCGGTGGTTTTCATCTTTCTGGCCACTGAATGCCCGATCTCCAACCGGGTGCAGCCGGAGTTGTCCCGCCTGGCCGCGGAGTTCGAGCCGGGGGTGGCCTTTCTCCCCGTGTACCCCAACGACAGTGAGGATGCCGGGATGATTCGCCGACATCGGGAGGATTTCCATCTCCCTCCCGAGGCTTATCGGGACCCGGAGCAGCGGCTCGCGGACGCCCTTGGAGCGACGGTCACGCCGGAGGTCGTTGTCCTGACTCCCGACGGACGGCTGATCTATCGCGGCAGGATCCATGACCAGTTCTCCGGTCTGGGATCCGGACGCCCGGCCCCGGTGCATCACGATCTCGAGGACGCCCTCACGGCCCACCTGGCCGGTGCCCCGGCGATCGGGAAGGTCACCCAGGCCGCAGGCTGTCGCATCGAACGTGCTCCATGA